From a region of the Nitrospira sp. genome:
- a CDS encoding cytochrome d ubiquinol oxidase subunit II, which translates to MPPYELILAVALVGALTFYLLFGGADFGAGIWTLFAMGPRGQPQRALIDQAIGPIWEANHVWLIIAVVILFTAFPPAFAVISIRLHIPLTLMLIGIVLRGTAFAIRTHDITSRPNGFTGAPPIWHRIFAWSSVITPTMLGIVLGAIASGRAAGPTDTIRETFVDPWLAPFPFSVGLLATALVAYLAAVYLIVESRDPSLSRLFRHRAILSGVLVIMLAAIALFLVRDGAPEIYRGLAKTAVGRATIIATALVHLAALWALITQRDLLARFLAGTGAVAILWGWALSQYPYLVEPSVTIYDAAPQGTLDILLESLLLGSVVLFPFLFYLYNLFKGNVISHPAQFKS; encoded by the coding sequence ATGCCCCCGTATGAACTCATACTCGCCGTCGCGCTGGTCGGGGCCCTCACCTTTTATCTGCTGTTCGGTGGCGCGGATTTCGGGGCAGGGATCTGGACGCTCTTCGCAATGGGGCCGCGCGGGCAGCCTCAGCGTGCTTTGATCGACCAGGCCATCGGTCCCATTTGGGAGGCCAACCACGTCTGGCTCATCATTGCCGTCGTGATTCTTTTTACGGCCTTTCCTCCGGCCTTTGCGGTGATCTCCATACGGCTGCACATCCCCCTGACCCTGATGCTGATCGGGATCGTCCTGCGAGGCACCGCGTTCGCGATCCGGACTCACGACATCACATCGCGTCCGAACGGATTCACGGGTGCGCCGCCGATTTGGCACAGGATATTCGCATGGTCCAGCGTGATCACGCCCACCATGCTGGGAATCGTCCTTGGAGCGATCGCATCGGGCCGCGCTGCAGGACCGACCGACACCATCCGAGAAACGTTCGTCGATCCGTGGCTGGCACCATTCCCCTTCTCGGTCGGCCTCCTCGCGACAGCATTGGTCGCCTATCTCGCCGCCGTGTATCTCATCGTGGAGAGTCGGGACCCGTCCTTAAGCCGACTCTTTCGCCACCGCGCCATACTCAGCGGTGTGCTCGTCATCATGTTGGCCGCCATCGCCCTGTTCCTTGTCCGCGACGGAGCCCCGGAAATCTATCGAGGCTTGGCGAAAACTGCGGTGGGTCGTGCAACCATAATCGCCACCGCGCTGGTGCATCTTGCGGCCTTGTGGGCGCTCATCACTCAACGTGATCTGTTGGCTCGATTTCTTGCGGGGACAGGAGCAGTCGCCATCCTTTGGGGTTGGGCGCTGTCACAATATCCGTACCTGGTTGAGCCATCTGTCACCATCTATGATGCCGCCCCGCAAGGAACATTGGACATCTTGCTGGAGAGCCTGCTGTTGGGATCCGTCGTCCTTTTTCCCTTTCTGTTTTACTTGTATAACTTGTTCAAGGGAAACGTGATCTCGCACCCGGCACAGTTCAAATCCTGA
- a CDS encoding cytochrome ubiquinol oxidase subunit I: MSDILAARSQMAMSLGFHIVFAALGIAMPVLTAVAEWHWLKTKDEQYLVLAKRWSKGTAILFAVGAVSGTVLSFELGLLWPSFMERAGPIIGPLFGLEGFAFFTEAIFLGIYLYGWSRISPRAHFIAGLIVAASGTASAVFVVTVNAWMNVPSGFDLVDGTFTNVTPLSTLLHPVAFHETLHMLLAAFAASGFLVAGVHAFLLLRRPLDRFHRNALVIALLVGGIPAVLQPLSGDFIARAVADHQPAKLAAMESLFITETGADFILFGLPDVSTQTVDYAVHIPNGLSLLLHGDPQTVVPGLDRIPRQDWPPVAVVHIAFQLMVACGLMMAGTAVWGAWRLWKGHLETDRRLLRTLVAMSPLGFIAIQAGWVVTEVGRQPWIIQGLMRTSQAVTPMPGLWIPMVTFSALYIVLAGVVVWAMWRHIAAAAVVSRERKAERNAA, from the coding sequence ATCTCGGACATCCTTGCCGCTCGATCTCAGATGGCCATGTCGCTGGGATTTCACATCGTCTTTGCCGCGCTGGGCATCGCCATGCCGGTATTGACCGCTGTTGCTGAGTGGCACTGGCTGAAAACGAAGGATGAACAATACCTCGTATTGGCGAAGCGATGGTCGAAAGGCACTGCGATTCTGTTCGCTGTCGGCGCTGTATCGGGGACCGTTCTCTCCTTCGAGTTGGGCTTGCTCTGGCCTTCGTTCATGGAGCGGGCCGGTCCCATCATTGGGCCTCTGTTCGGGCTCGAGGGATTCGCATTCTTCACGGAAGCGATTTTTCTTGGGATTTACCTCTATGGATGGTCGCGCATTTCGCCGCGCGCACACTTCATCGCCGGGTTGATTGTTGCGGCGAGCGGAACCGCCTCTGCCGTCTTCGTCGTCACGGTCAATGCGTGGATGAACGTACCCAGCGGGTTTGATCTCGTCGACGGGACGTTCACCAATGTCACACCCTTATCCACGTTGTTACACCCGGTTGCATTTCATGAAACATTGCACATGCTGTTGGCGGCATTCGCAGCGAGCGGATTTCTCGTGGCCGGGGTCCATGCATTTCTCCTCCTGCGCCGTCCTTTGGATCGCTTCCACCGGAACGCGCTCGTCATTGCACTTCTGGTCGGAGGCATTCCAGCCGTCCTTCAACCGTTGAGCGGAGACTTTATCGCTCGTGCAGTCGCCGATCACCAGCCCGCTAAACTGGCTGCGATGGAATCACTGTTCATTACAGAAACGGGAGCGGATTTCATACTCTTCGGACTTCCTGATGTTTCCACGCAAACCGTCGACTACGCGGTGCATATTCCCAACGGATTGAGCCTCCTTCTGCATGGAGATCCGCAGACCGTGGTTCCGGGGCTCGATCGGATTCCTCGTCAAGATTGGCCGCCCGTCGCCGTTGTCCATATCGCCTTTCAACTCATGGTCGCCTGCGGATTGATGATGGCCGGAACAGCTGTGTGGGGCGCGTGGCGCTTATGGAAAGGACACCTGGAAACGGACCGAAGACTCTTACGCACATTGGTCGCCATGTCTCCGCTTGGCTTCATCGCCATCCAGGCCGGTTGGGTGGTGACTGAAGTGGGGCGGCAACCGTGGATCATACAAGGACTCATGCGCACCTCCCAGGCCGTGACTCCTATGCCCGGCCTTTGGATTCCCATGGTGACTTTCTCCGCCTTGTACATCGTCCTGGCCGGAGTCGTCGTCTGGGCGATGTGGCGTCACATCGCAGCTGCAGCTGTCGTCTCTCGTGAGCGGAAGGCGGAAAGGAACGCGGCCTAA
- a CDS encoding PRC-barrel domain containing protein — MKQFRRVREITELTLCAIDGQVGSVQELYFDDHSWAVRYLIVKTGNWLFGRNVLIAPIAVAGIDDTNASMKFNLRKEQIEHAPPIDDVKPISRQYEEAYYRHFRWAPYWQPGTTVWGSPVPDSEMATAGLDEPLLSEPSELTHLRSSAEVTGYAIHARDGEIGHIEDLVVDDEDWIVRYAEIDTRNWLPGKKVLVQTGRIERIDWPSRAVTMSLTRHAIQSAPDYDPSKLITPDYEIELFKHYGKESV; from the coding sequence ATGAAACAATTCAGACGTGTGCGGGAAATCACCGAATTGACGCTATGCGCGATAGATGGCCAAGTGGGAAGCGTGCAAGAACTCTATTTTGACGATCACAGCTGGGCTGTCCGATATCTCATCGTAAAGACAGGCAATTGGCTTTTTGGCAGGAACGTGCTCATTGCTCCGATCGCAGTGGCTGGTATCGACGATACCAACGCATCCATGAAATTCAATCTGCGGAAAGAACAGATCGAACACGCTCCACCGATCGATGACGTAAAACCGATATCACGACAGTATGAGGAGGCGTACTATCGGCACTTTCGGTGGGCACCGTACTGGCAACCCGGCACGACGGTGTGGGGAAGTCCGGTTCCAGATTCAGAAATGGCTACGGCGGGTCTGGATGAGCCTCTCCTTTCGGAACCTTCCGAGCTGACACATCTTCGCAGCAGTGCCGAAGTGACCGGTTATGCAATCCATGCGCGAGACGGGGAAATCGGCCACATCGAGGACCTGGTCGTAGATGATGAGGACTGGATTGTTCGGTATGCGGAGATCGACACGAGAAATTGGCTGCCGGGCAAGAAGGTGTTGGTGCAAACCGGACGGATAGAACGAATCGATTGGCCCAGCCGAGCGGTTACCATGTCGCTCACCCGGCATGCTATCCAGTCGGCGCCGGACTATGATCCATCGAAACTTATTACGCCGGACTATGAAATTGAGCTCTTTAAGCACTACGGAAAAGAGTCGGTTTAG
- a CDS encoding type I glyceraldehyde-3-phosphate dehydrogenase: protein MMRVAIDGLGRIGRATFKILATIPELELAAINDLTSPDELAYLINHDTVYGRYPNRVGADRKGITMVDRVYPVFAERDPLHLPWKELGVDVVFECSGQFNTRTALSKHLEAGAKRVILSAPAKDEDIPTVIYGVNAYDEKAGPILSCASCTTNCVTPVVEIIHRHLGVVKAVMTATHAYTASHALVDGQHTRKRRGRAAAANLVPSSTGAALTATRVLPVLKGRFQGAAIHVPIPICSLSDIVMLTERETSVGEVNAMFLEEARSDRYAGVVGVTEDPVVSSDIVQDPRASIVDVDMTQVVDGNLVKVMSWYDNEWGYASQMVRQALSMALIVPVEV from the coding sequence ATGATGCGAGTCGCTATTGACGGGTTGGGGCGAATCGGGCGCGCCACGTTCAAGATTCTCGCGACCATACCGGAGCTTGAGCTGGCCGCGATCAACGATCTGACTTCCCCCGACGAGTTGGCCTACCTGATCAATCATGACACGGTGTATGGCCGCTATCCCAATCGAGTAGGAGCCGATCGGAAGGGGATCACGATGGTCGACCGGGTGTATCCCGTGTTTGCGGAACGCGACCCGCTTCATCTTCCATGGAAGGAACTGGGAGTCGATGTGGTTTTCGAATGTTCGGGGCAGTTCAATACCAGAACCGCGCTCTCAAAACATCTCGAAGCCGGAGCGAAGCGGGTCATCCTCTCGGCGCCGGCCAAGGACGAGGATATTCCCACCGTCATCTATGGTGTGAATGCGTATGACGAAAAGGCCGGGCCGATTCTGTCATGCGCCAGTTGCACGACGAATTGCGTGACACCGGTCGTGGAAATCATTCACCGCCATCTCGGGGTGGTGAAGGCGGTGATGACGGCTACGCACGCCTACACCGCCAGTCATGCATTGGTCGATGGGCAGCATACGAGGAAACGCCGCGGGCGAGCGGCGGCCGCCAACCTTGTGCCGTCGTCGACGGGGGCCGCTCTCACGGCAACCCGCGTCTTGCCCGTTCTCAAAGGGCGATTTCAGGGAGCGGCCATCCATGTTCCCATCCCGATCTGTTCGCTCTCCGACATCGTGATGCTGACGGAACGGGAGACGAGTGTCGGGGAGGTGAACGCGATGTTCTTGGAGGAGGCGCGTAGTGACCGGTATGCAGGAGTTGTGGGGGTGACGGAAGATCCGGTGGTGTCTTCCGACATCGTCCAGGATCCGCGCGCCTCGATCGTTGATGTGGACATGACTCAAGTTGTGGACGGCAATCTGGTCAAGGTCATGAGTTGGTACGACAATGAGTGGGGTTATGCGAGCCAGATGGTTCGGCAAGCTCTTTCGATGGCCCTCATCGTCCCCGTCGAGGTCTAG
- the ligD gene encoding DNA ligase D, which yields MSLTRYRKKRNFSQTPEPRGSQSREKPPSQLLYVVQKHAASRLHYDFRLELDGTLKSWAVPKGPSLNPDDKRLAVHVEDHPMEYAAFEGIIPPKQYGAGTVMVWDQGQWESDGDPRAAYHKGRMKFALFGKKLQGRWTLVRMSGTDNADGKNWLLIKERDEYARTATRSNSSLASSHSVKSGRSMDEITKAKSDVWHSHRTSGGVERIKISRDLKTKRGSVTSMGTVTCPAWISPQLATLVDKIPEGEGWIHELKYDGYRMLCRIEQGVVQLFSRNGREWTQKLPEHVKAARRFSVENAWLDGELVAMKSDGSMSFQALQNAFDGGWDGRLVYYVFDLLFFNGRDLRSSPLHERKRLLASLLCGQPESGLLQYSAHILGKGPTVFETACRRGLEGVIAKRVDGRYTEGRNRNWVKVKCQRRQEFVIGGYTEPSGSRRGFGALLLGVYEKPGRLVYVGRVGTGFSENRLSQLYRILQRHERPRPPFVDPPTGGDTKGVHWVKPELVAEVRFAEWTQEGLLRQAAFLGLRDDKPAKAIVRESAVHASANREQKNRSADEPDRESKRAAARVHRARPLRQDRKPTHAAIVAGIEITNPYRVLFPHDGITKLELAQYYDRIGDTILPHVRGRPLTLVRCPEGHDTGCFYQRHATDQIHEAIDRVEVEESDGRASYMVANTTAALVALVQLGVLEFHTWGARRERLDRPDRMTLDLDPAPDVPWREVVEAAFLIRTLLEELRLTSFVKTTGGKGLHVVVPLQRRHSWDEVKDFAKSVAGHMVRTIPARFTDNMSKRVRKGKVYIDYLRNGRGATTVAAYSTRAKPRAPLSAPLGWDELTPSLRSDQFNVHNIEERLSELAKDPWAGYETVQQHLTTSMMTGLGTSRQL from the coding sequence ATGAGTTTGACACGATACAGGAAGAAAAGAAATTTCTCTCAGACGCCTGAACCACGAGGCTCACAGTCGAGAGAAAAGCCTCCCTCACAGCTGCTCTACGTCGTCCAGAAGCACGCTGCAAGCCGGCTGCACTATGATTTCCGGCTTGAATTGGATGGCACGCTGAAAAGCTGGGCGGTTCCCAAGGGACCCAGTCTGAATCCGGACGACAAGCGGCTTGCAGTGCACGTCGAAGACCATCCCATGGAATATGCCGCTTTCGAGGGCATCATCCCGCCGAAACAGTATGGCGCCGGCACGGTCATGGTATGGGATCAAGGTCAGTGGGAATCGGATGGAGATCCCCGAGCGGCCTATCACAAGGGGCGGATGAAATTTGCCCTGTTCGGGAAAAAGTTGCAGGGCCGCTGGACACTGGTGCGGATGAGCGGAACAGACAACGCAGACGGTAAGAACTGGCTTCTGATCAAGGAACGAGACGAGTATGCGCGGACTGCGACTAGATCGAATTCAAGTCTCGCGTCGTCCCACAGTGTCAAGAGCGGAAGAAGCATGGATGAGATTACAAAGGCCAAGTCCGATGTATGGCACTCTCATCGTACGTCCGGTGGCGTAGAGCGGATCAAGATCTCCCGGGACCTCAAGACGAAACGGGGATCGGTAACCAGTATGGGTACGGTCACATGTCCCGCATGGATATCGCCTCAGCTGGCAACGCTCGTTGATAAGATTCCGGAGGGAGAAGGTTGGATCCACGAACTCAAGTATGACGGGTATCGCATGCTGTGCAGAATTGAGCAGGGCGTTGTGCAACTCTTCTCAAGAAACGGTCGGGAATGGACCCAAAAGCTGCCCGAGCACGTGAAGGCGGCCCGCCGATTCTCCGTTGAAAATGCATGGCTGGACGGTGAACTCGTTGCCATGAAATCGGACGGGTCGATGAGCTTTCAGGCATTGCAAAATGCCTTTGACGGTGGATGGGATGGCCGGCTTGTGTACTATGTCTTCGATCTCCTATTTTTCAATGGGAGAGACCTCAGATCGTCCCCTTTGCACGAACGCAAGCGACTTTTAGCGTCGCTTCTATGCGGGCAGCCGGAGAGCGGCCTGTTGCAATACAGCGCCCATATCCTTGGTAAGGGACCTACCGTCTTTGAGACGGCTTGTCGCCGAGGACTCGAAGGAGTGATCGCCAAACGAGTGGACGGGCGATATACCGAAGGCCGAAATCGAAACTGGGTCAAAGTAAAGTGTCAACGCCGCCAAGAATTCGTCATTGGCGGCTATACCGAGCCATCGGGCTCCCGGCGCGGATTCGGAGCGCTCTTGCTCGGTGTATATGAGAAACCGGGACGATTGGTCTATGTTGGACGAGTCGGGACGGGATTCTCAGAGAATCGATTGTCTCAACTCTATCGGATCTTGCAGCGGCATGAACGACCCCGGCCGCCATTTGTCGATCCTCCGACGGGTGGGGATACAAAAGGAGTCCACTGGGTTAAACCGGAATTAGTCGCTGAAGTACGTTTTGCGGAATGGACACAGGAAGGTCTCCTCCGCCAGGCGGCGTTCCTGGGTCTGCGCGACGACAAGCCGGCCAAGGCCATTGTCCGTGAGTCGGCGGTCCATGCATCGGCGAATCGGGAGCAGAAAAATAGATCGGCTGACGAGCCGGATCGCGAATCGAAGCGTGCAGCTGCCCGGGTGCACCGCGCGAGACCTCTCCGTCAAGATCGGAAGCCGACACATGCGGCGATTGTGGCGGGTATCGAGATCACGAATCCCTATCGAGTGTTGTTTCCACATGACGGCATCACGAAACTCGAGCTGGCGCAGTACTATGATCGAATCGGGGACACGATCTTGCCTCATGTTCGTGGGCGTCCATTGACGTTGGTCCGTTGCCCGGAAGGACACGACACAGGATGCTTTTATCAGAGACACGCGACGGACCAGATTCATGAGGCGATCGATCGAGTCGAGGTTGAAGAATCGGATGGACGCGCCAGCTACATGGTGGCGAACACAACCGCTGCCTTGGTTGCACTCGTGCAACTCGGCGTCCTCGAATTCCACACCTGGGGAGCGAGGCGAGAGCGGCTGGATCGTCCCGACCGTATGACGCTGGATTTGGATCCGGCTCCGGATGTGCCGTGGCGTGAAGTCGTCGAAGCCGCATTTCTTATCAGAACCCTGCTCGAAGAGTTGCGTTTGACGTCATTCGTCAAGACCACAGGTGGGAAAGGATTGCATGTCGTGGTGCCATTACAGCGACGGCACTCATGGGACGAGGTGAAGGACTTCGCGAAGTCAGTGGCCGGACATATGGTACGAACGATACCTGCCAGATTTACGGACAACATGTCGAAACGAGTGCGCAAAGGCAAGGTGTATATCGATTATCTCAGGAACGGGCGAGGGGCGACGACCGTGGCAGCTTACTCGACGCGTGCCAAACCGCGAGCTCCGCTCTCTGCTCCGTTGGGGTGGGATGAGTTAACTCCATCGCTGCGCTCAGATCAGTTCAACGTGCACAACATCGAGGAACGACTGTCAGAGCTTGCCAAAGATCCGTGGGCTGGGTATGAGACGGTCCAACAGCATTTGACGACGAGTATGATGACCGGTCTCGGTACCTCCCGCCAACTCTAG
- a CDS encoding glycosyltransferase family 4 protein has protein sequence MKIAQVAPLWESIPPQRYGGTERVVSYLTEELVRRGHEVTLFAAGDSSTSATLHAICPSSLRANRLLFPDAVVSLLLERVFGTHAGSFDLIHSHIEFLGFPLTRRCPTPVLTTLYGRLDLPELVPAFRQFCELPLVSVSDAQRHAMPLGNWQATIHHGLPRDLYSMHAGPGTYLAFLGRISPESGLEQAIQLAKRADMPIRIAARVDPADRDYFQHIAPLLEHPLVEYVGEITDEEKNDFLGEAFALTCPYEGPEPFGLVIIEALACGTPVLAYRRGTALEIVDDGYTGYVCDTLSEMGKAITRVSTLDRHQCRAAFEKRFTVERMTDNYLAQYQLLALKQEDQLVTQSSSPNNDVVAISDV, from the coding sequence ATGAAGATCGCACAAGTGGCCCCATTGTGGGAAAGCATTCCTCCCCAGCGATACGGAGGCACAGAACGTGTCGTATCGTATTTGACTGAAGAGCTCGTTCGACGCGGTCATGAGGTGACACTGTTTGCCGCCGGTGATTCATCGACATCAGCCACCTTGCATGCCATCTGCCCATCATCTTTGCGGGCCAATCGCTTATTGTTTCCTGATGCGGTGGTTTCTCTTCTCTTAGAGCGTGTATTCGGGACCCACGCGGGAAGTTTTGACCTGATCCACTCACATATCGAGTTCCTGGGTTTTCCGCTCACGCGCCGGTGCCCTACACCGGTGCTGACGACATTGTACGGTCGGCTTGACCTGCCGGAACTGGTTCCGGCATTTCGACAGTTCTGCGAACTCCCGCTGGTTTCAGTATCGGATGCCCAACGGCATGCGATGCCGTTGGGCAATTGGCAGGCTACCATCCATCACGGACTGCCTCGAGATCTGTATTCTATGCATGCCGGGCCCGGCACGTACCTCGCCTTCTTGGGCCGCATCTCGCCTGAGAGTGGACTGGAGCAAGCTATTCAATTGGCCAAACGAGCCGATATGCCGATTCGCATCGCGGCTAGGGTAGATCCGGCAGATCGCGATTACTTTCAGCACATCGCGCCTCTGTTGGAACATCCACTCGTGGAGTACGTCGGCGAAATCACGGACGAAGAGAAGAATGATTTTCTTGGTGAGGCCTTTGCGTTGACCTGCCCGTACGAGGGACCGGAGCCCTTCGGCTTGGTCATCATCGAAGCACTCGCTTGCGGCACACCTGTGCTTGCCTATCGGCGGGGAACCGCGTTGGAAATCGTGGATGATGGATACACCGGCTATGTATGCGATACGCTGAGCGAGATGGGGAAAGCCATTACGCGCGTATCGACTCTCGATCGACACCAATGCCGGGCAGCTTTTGAGAAGCGGTTTACCGTCGAGCGCATGACCGATAATTATCTGGCTCAGTATCAGCTCTTAGCGCTCAAGCAAGAGGATCAGCTCGTCACCCAAAGCTCCTCTCCGAACAACGACGTCGTCGCAATATCCGATGTCTAG
- a CDS encoding DUF2934 domain-containing protein, translating to MARTRSTKQTTQKPSAPKEPTPDNPPRESERADSITGGTAKRDGPSLRGSTNARQTMSTAEEESSYSEDMSTHRRIAVRAFILYLESGCRHGNDLEHWFEAEREVKMQ from the coding sequence ATGGCACGCACTCGATCGACCAAGCAGACGACCCAGAAACCGTCGGCACCCAAAGAGCCGACGCCAGACAATCCTCCGCGAGAGTCTGAAAGGGCGGACTCTATCACCGGGGGAACTGCGAAACGGGATGGGCCGTCATTGCGCGGCTCAACGAACGCACGACAGACAATGTCTACCGCTGAGGAAGAATCCAGCTACAGCGAAGATATGTCGACGCACCGCCGCATCGCGGTAAGGGCTTTTATTCTGTACCTGGAAAGCGGATGCAGGCACGGCAACGACTTGGAACATTGGTTTGAGGCAGAACGCGAAGTCAAGATGCAGTGA
- a CDS encoding YtxH domain-containing protein, with translation MNSRNYYDEEMGEATGWSAFMAGALIGAGVALLFAPQTGTELRGMLRGYADRTKDDILERGQEAWDTAVERGKEYYDKGQEAVHEAGRSAKEFAKQAQDSMTETAKEAARSRG, from the coding sequence ATGAACAGCAGGAATTATTACGATGAAGAAATGGGCGAAGCGACCGGGTGGTCGGCCTTCATGGCCGGAGCCTTGATTGGGGCCGGTGTCGCGCTGTTATTCGCCCCGCAGACGGGGACCGAACTCCGCGGCATGCTTCGCGGCTATGCCGACCGCACGAAAGACGATATACTCGAGCGCGGCCAGGAAGCCTGGGATACGGCGGTGGAGCGAGGTAAGGAGTATTACGACAAAGGCCAGGAGGCTGTCCATGAAGCCGGGCGTTCGGCGAAGGAATTCGCCAAACAGGCTCAGGATTCGATGACGGAAACGGCGAAGGAAGCTGCACGATCTCGCGGTTGA
- a CDS encoding glycosyltransferase codes for MAELLEQYRAVTPPGTVEFLRQLGRRLEGRRMLHINSTRYGGGVAEMLHRLLPLFEELGIRTRWEVMTGSDVFYHTTKSFHNALQGTSQHITKAMFEAYLEINREHAKHLNFDADFAMIHDPQPAALIGSRPKGARWLWRCHIDVSTPQPTVWQFLRPFVSQYDAAIVSLPKFARRLPVPQFVVYPSIDPFSDKNRELAPEEISSILEKLGVPTDKPILLQVSRFDRFKDPLGVVAAYRIVKQSHDCRLVLAGGTATDDPEGAAVLAEVQEAVGIDPDVQLLLLPPTANLEINALQRAATIIIQKSVREGFGLTVTEAMWKGKPVIGGDTGGITVQLIHGYTGYTVNSPAGTAFYIKRLLNEPERMEAIGRQAKEFARNRFLVTRHVQDYLGIMIHLARGTA; via the coding sequence ATGGCGGAACTGCTTGAACAATATCGGGCGGTCACGCCGCCCGGTACGGTGGAATTTCTTCGTCAGCTGGGTCGGCGGTTGGAAGGGAGACGGATGCTCCATATCAATTCCACCCGCTACGGCGGGGGAGTGGCTGAAATGCTGCATCGGCTGCTGCCCCTATTCGAGGAATTGGGAATTCGGACGCGCTGGGAAGTGATGACCGGCTCGGACGTCTTTTATCACACGACGAAGAGTTTCCATAACGCCTTGCAAGGAACGTCGCAGCACATCACCAAAGCCATGTTCGAGGCGTATCTCGAGATCAATCGCGAGCACGCCAAGCATCTGAACTTCGATGCCGACTTCGCCATGATCCATGATCCCCAGCCGGCGGCGCTCATCGGCTCACGTCCGAAGGGCGCGCGATGGTTATGGCGGTGCCACATCGATGTGTCCACTCCCCAGCCGACGGTGTGGCAGTTTTTGCGCCCGTTCGTGTCGCAGTACGATGCGGCTATTGTGTCGCTTCCGAAGTTTGCTCGTCGCTTGCCGGTGCCGCAATTCGTCGTGTACCCGTCCATCGATCCATTCAGCGACAAAAACCGTGAGCTCGCGCCTGAAGAAATCTCATCGATATTGGAGAAGCTCGGAGTGCCGACCGATAAGCCGATCTTGCTGCAAGTATCCCGGTTCGATCGGTTTAAAGACCCACTTGGAGTAGTTGCCGCCTACCGTATCGTCAAGCAGAGTCACGATTGCCGGCTGGTGCTGGCAGGCGGCACGGCGACCGACGATCCCGAAGGTGCGGCCGTTCTGGCCGAGGTGCAGGAGGCGGTGGGTATAGACCCCGATGTCCAACTCCTGTTGCTGCCACCCACGGCCAACCTGGAAATCAATGCCCTGCAGCGGGCGGCGACCATCATCATTCAGAAATCAGTGCGCGAAGGGTTTGGCCTGACGGTGACCGAGGCCATGTGGAAAGGCAAGCCCGTCATCGGCGGCGATACCGGAGGCATCACTGTGCAATTGATACACGGCTACACCGGCTACACCGTCAATTCTCCGGCCGGTACGGCATTCTATATCAAACGTTTGCTCAATGAGCCGGAGCGGATGGAAGCGATCGGTCGCCAAGCAAAAGAATTTGCGCGCAATCGTTTCCTGGTCACACGGCATGTGCAGGATTACTTGGGCATAATGATTCACTTGGCCCGAGGTACCGCATAG
- a CDS encoding superoxide dismutase, with protein MYAPLPDRIYEPRPYDLHGLHGISDRTLDAHVHLYEGYVKETNTLTAQIRDILESGRADQEGMPAYSELKRQCGFEYNGMVLHEYYFDNLTIQGSPDPGAHSPFREATEESFGTYDAWKLDFVSVGKMRGVGWAICYLNPHNGRLSNHWITLHETGHIAGFVPVLVMDVWEHAFLLDYKPAERPSYIEAFFSNINWKTVEQRLNRAHVPTPVSQ; from the coding sequence ATGTATGCACCACTGCCGGACCGGATCTATGAACCACGACCCTATGACCTTCATGGTCTCCACGGTATTTCAGATCGTACCCTCGATGCACACGTCCATCTCTACGAAGGCTATGTCAAAGAAACCAATACGTTGACCGCCCAAATACGAGACATCCTTGAGAGCGGCAGGGCGGATCAGGAGGGAATGCCGGCGTATTCGGAACTCAAGCGTCAATGCGGCTTCGAATACAACGGCATGGTGCTGCACGAATACTACTTCGACAATCTCACGATCCAGGGATCGCCCGACCCCGGTGCGCATTCACCCTTTAGAGAGGCGACGGAAGAGAGCTTCGGAACGTATGACGCGTGGAAACTCGACTTTGTGAGTGTCGGGAAGATGCGCGGAGTCGGCTGGGCCATATGTTATTTGAATCCGCATAATGGCAGGCTCTCCAACCACTGGATTACCCTCCACGAGACAGGCCATATCGCCGGTTTCGTTCCGGTCTTGGTCATGGACGTCTGGGAGCATGCCTTTCTATTAGACTACAAACCGGCTGAGCGCCCCTCATATATCGAGGCATTCTTCTCCAATATCAATTGGAAGACGGTGGAGCAGCGGTTGAATCGCGCCCATGTGCCGACGCCCGTTTCACAATGA
- a CDS encoding four-helix bundle copper-binding protein — protein MQNQPVSDQQDCINACFSCAQMCERCADDMIGMTHQSHDDLMTRCIRLCRDCASICILSAQWMSRSSLQTQSLCRLCAEICDQCAEVCERHAPDHPLCGPCAEACRRCAESCREIVGSGAHTT, from the coding sequence ATGCAAAACCAGCCCGTATCAGACCAACAAGACTGTATCAATGCCTGCTTCTCGTGCGCCCAAATGTGCGAGAGATGCGCGGACGACATGATCGGCATGACTCATCAGAGCCACGATGACTTAATGACACGCTGCATCCGGCTTTGCCGCGATTGCGCAAGTATCTGTATCCTGTCCGCCCAATGGATGAGTCGATCGTCTCTGCAAACTCAGTCTCTTTGTCGTCTCTGCGCGGAAATCTGCGATCAATGCGCGGAGGTATGCGAACGTCATGCGCCCGATCATCCATTGTGCGGTCCTTGCGCGGAGGCGTGCCGGCGGTGTGCGGAGAGCTGTCGTGAGATCGTAGGAAGTGGGGCCCACACGACATGA